From a single Drosophila sulfurigaster albostrigata strain 15112-1811.04 chromosome 3, ASM2355843v2, whole genome shotgun sequence genomic region:
- the LOC133840419 gene encoding uncharacterized protein LOC133840419 isoform X1, with product MESLFQSYPEDARRIGEEYLSSLTDLNCNSKPLINMLTMLAEENINYAQVIVRVVEYHISQVPPEFKLPILYLIDSIIKNVKSSYVQLFGQCIVNIFLHAFESVQHSPSQVLEKVRERMYLLRQTWNEVFPASKMYALDVKVKRLDNNWPITAKPSQATKIHVNPAIHVNPDFLKTGMVSMPVNNTLQSDMEEILQAKTRELLELKKRKLELELEQTKLHLKEQERQLSQATDAISVAPMTVAAPTTSLRPPGMETILAPTGAAVAPMYPSGMRQMRPMAPAVAGGMPPVIGQQPPFANKPKVHPVNPAMLSSVRQRDPRLARQQQSQPSSQMAAPMRTADPRLEGHKTSSSSSSSTHKSSRSRSKSPMRNSGSSRSSKSVSSSNHHHTSSSGNSSRKRSESKSSTASTSSSGSDGRHKSSNSGGSPVKRSSSSRDKPSNKEQNERYAHNGGSPVPSKRKSSSPASSPAKSKRNATHKSSSSSSSSTSRRDGASSKPSSSSNQRSRSRSPIYKDVDMRSVTRSKSPEVASGQGAPSTATAAKIQTAAAAATTTPDTALNAIDLEKRPRPSATVAAAASSTAPHLEAQIMDVDMRPFASLSLAKPATPPPPVITIGRPSATSNPESSNSITGTTNASSDSNASNSSSKLPTKVSFKIQKPFNKLEKSTAHLSTASLLAATAIAPSLTADVANVKQPSPAPSSSLQQSINKLMNPAQTQVGGEKRSAGQLPLDHDDVEEDEHLQQPQQKRSKSAKLDALFGSEDVDLRRVLPGKPVAIGASSVIVVEDDSMDNCDSDKQSAKASHRKPSLDELRAKLATTARNNQKLSKGEKLKDHPVTQRLKQLAELKPNDDSQEAHDETMRTILSQAQEMFENHGMNEDQYKDLVTKVVAMNESSKLKDNRRRDPADDEDSDRNAARDAVLRKRIPKLKGNENHASSSPRSDGDPRGYEDQHLVNNEKAQAQSKLSKSKRDGKRRKPSKWGDQVDPAAAQRAAWQLAQNNNNNNNNNNKRMPVANVAAGGAFRSTPWQHPPMVIAQAAVPPPPQPPTMMGMPNVAPAAMTKAINSLDNPMADMVRSITIDGGSKEIRFYNQVAVIFMDGDEPHEIGFQHGQRAIYIDHNEPLALSFNDDYKPFQLEGQLHRIRFGHPSRELYIDDHWYEIYFGGPPVSLPIGNKLHVLKAEGPPPNVDIGRVRRDLVVGKINMIVDAHTIVPLFLDGRQQTFLLGAEQHSLQFVDSFLYALLDGQLQKLEYGGLPKSMKLNGGRNCFIRFGTLPKGVQAGKAHVQDMVYIKTDAPAEPPQPPPLPVPVTAPIQGIVPLEQPTASSLAGAPAGGGNAAVSLPAAAAALSNLNIDELFQKLVSSGIIGAPSTVPAPVTSNVSVPGLEVTSNSSKDAAPAVAVPIPAATPSEPIKRIDLNKPDTIKTRQTAVIATLYLGMQCSSCGVRFPPEQTIKYSQHLDWHFRQNRRERDSTRKATSKRWFYDLTDWRQYEEIEDVEEREKNFLEAQGQQLGPDAADEVSQQRSMDSPMPSCAAGTDDVDRCCDMCHEKFEQFYNEELEEWHLRSAIRVEDKIYHPLCYEDYKSSLNPPAPVVSEPSANGDVDMLSASDDNAMDTLIKLEDDINDAKNPSETLMDDDDDDVIVLPNEEPSVTEIVDDDDDEEYVPVSVARTEADVDSEKEKEPASALNTEEGHEQGLQKEKEYDQHQKAENANESDVDVEIQEPNIPFTDLDTYVEKEPLPLLNVKIKEEPKDDDEDEDDDFEDVGTVVTLLPLPEDEISINSSETQTQTIDSSASPATIERPASVASLSMPAHEDELELEPVGPVPGTSSEADFNGENPQETHNLSAAGPAPALPLASIVNKIKINITKNTSSNSHNSASTTTTTTTTTAAAAATDSQVSAISVIGGSGNTDGQHQLQQQQQQNNSIETISTIPVLCGGNMFVPKIATSSSTNAPPANISSISVIGSNYGSSSSSNNSTSGSNNNSNTSAASRSNTATVSSMGAPALSTTSSSGNATAPTAQRSTTPPPAAAVEADPEPIIEQKPALRNVTLKKTKKVQNGVETSGLCSIM from the exons ATGGAGAGTTTATTCCAATCATATCCAGAGGATGCACGCCGCATTGGCGAAGAGTATCTATCAAGTCTCACGGATTTGAATTGCAATAGCAAGCCGCTCATCAATATGCTCACAATGCTCGCAGAGGAGAACATCAACTATGCCCAAGTTATCGTGCGCGTGGTGGAATATCACATCAGCCAg GTGCCGCCAGAATTCAAATTGCCCatactatatttaattgattcaaTAATTAAGAATGTGAAAAGCAGTTACGTCCAGCTGTTTGGGCAATGTATAGTCAATATTTTTCTCCACGCCTTCGAATCG GTGCAACATTCGCCGTCTCAGGTCTTGGAAAAGGTCAGAGAACGCATGTATCTATTGCGACAGACCTGGAACGAGGTATTTCCGGCCTCCAAGATGTATGCGCTGGATGTGAAAGTAAAACGCCTCGATAACAATTGGCCCATCACAGCTAAACCAAGTCAGGCCACAAAAATACATGTTAATCCGGCCATACACGTGAATCCCGATTTTCTTAAGACG GGAATGGTGTCAATGCCTGTAAACAACACATTACAAAGCGACATGGAGGAGATTCTTCAGGCCAAAACTCGGGAGCTGTTGGAGCTAAAGAAACGAAAGCTTGAACTGGAATTGGAGCAaactaaattgcatttaaaggAACAGGAGCGTCAATTAAGCCAGGCCACTGATGCCATTTCAGTTGCACCTATGACAGTGGCAGCTCCCACAACATCGTTGCGACCACCTGGCATGGAGACCATATTAGCTCCAActggagctgctgttgcaccaATGTATCCCAGCGGAATGCGTCAAATGCGACCAATGGCACCTGCAGTTGCCGGTGGCATGCCGCCAGTAATTGGACAACAACCG CCGTTTGCGAATAAACCAAAGGTTCACCCGGTTAATCCGGCTATGCTAAGCTCGGTGCGTCAAAGGGATCCACGACTGGCGCGCCAGCAGCAGTCGCAACCATCGTCGCAAATGGCAGCTCCAATGCGCACTGCTGATCCGCGTTTGGAGGGCCACAAAACATCTTCCTCCTCATCATCGTCAACACACAAATCTAGTCGCTCACGTAGCAAATCTCCAATGCGTAACTCGGGCAGCAGTCGCTCCAGCAAgagcgtcagcagcagcaaccatcaTCATACTTCGTCCAGTGGAAACAGCAGTCGCAAGCGTAGCGAGTCGAAGAGTTCCACGGCATCGACATCGTCGTCTGGCTCCGATGGTAGGCATAAAAGCAGCAACTCCGGAGGATCACCGGTTAAGCGGTCATCAAGCTCACGTGATAAGCCATCGAATAAGGAGCAAAATGAACGCTATGCCCACAATGGCGGATCGCCTGTGCCTTCGAAGCGCAAAAGCAGTTCACCAGCCAGCTCACCAGCAAAATCAAAGCGtaatgccacacacaaatcTTCATCATCCTCTTCATCGTCAACGTCAAGGCGTGATGGTGCTAGTAGCAAGCCAAGCAGTTCCAGCAATCAACGTTCCCGCAGTCGCTCACCCATTTACAAAGATGTGGATATGCGCAGCGTAACACGAAGCAAGTCACCAGAGGTGGCGTCGGGACAGGGAGCACCATCAACAGCGACTGCAGCGAAGATCCAAactgccgcagcagcagctacaacaacgcCAGATACTGCACTCAACGCAATCGATTTAGAGAAAC GGCCTCGTCCatcagcaactgttgctgctgctgcttccagTACGGCGCCGCATTTAGAGGCACAAATAATGGACGTCGATATGAGGCCATTTGCCTCGTTGTCGTTGGCCAAGCCAGCGACGCCGCCGCCTCCGGTAATAACAATCGGCAGACCGTCAGCAACATCTAATCCAGAATCGAGCAACAGCATCACCGGCACAACAAACGCTAGCAGCGACTCCAACGCATCGAACAGTTCCTCCAAATTGCCCACAAAAGTGTcgttcaaaatacaaaaaccgtttaataaattagaaaaatctACAGCGCATTTATCAACAGCATCACTGCTAGCAGCAACCGCCATCGCACCATCATTAACAGCCGACGTCGCCAACGTGAAGCAACCGTCACCTGCACCCTCTTCTTCGTTGCAACAGTCAATTAACAAATTGATGAATCCTGCTCAGACGCAGGTTGGCGGCGAGAAACGTTCAGCTGGTCAACTGCCCTTAGATCACGATGACGTTGAAGAAGATGAACATCtccaacagccacagcagaaaCGCAGCAAATCAGCCAAATTGGATGC ACTCTTTGGCAGCGAGGATGTCGATTTGCGTCGAGTGTTGCCCGGCAAACCAGTTGCAATTGGTGCCAGTAGTGTAATTGTCGTTGAAGATGACTCTATGGATAACTGCGACTCTGATAAA CAGTCTGCAAAAGCTTCCCACAGAAAACCATCGCTGGATGAACTTCGCGCCAAACTTGCAACGACTGCACGCAATAACCAAAAGCTCTCCAAGGGCG AAAAACTGAAAGACCATCCTGTAACCCAACGTCTCAAACAACTGGCAGAATTGAAGCCCAACGATGACTCGCAGGAGGCGCACGATGAAACAATGCGCACGATACTGAGTCAAGCGCAGGAGATGTTTGAGAATCATGGCATGAATGAGGATCAATACAAAGATCTAGTCACTAAAGTGGTGGCTATGAACGAGAGCAGCAAATTGAAGGACAATCGCAGACGCGATCCCGCCGATGATGAGGATTCAGATCGAAATGCAGCTCGTGATGCAGTGTTGCGCAAACGTATACCAAAGCTAAAGGGCAACGAGAATCATGCCTCTAGTTCACCACGTAGCGACGGCGATCCCCGAGGATACGAGGATCAACATCTTGTAAATAATGAAAAGGCTCAGGCGCAATCCAAGCTATCGAAGTCAAAGCGGGACGGCAAGCGACGAAAGCCAAGCAAGTGGGGCGACCAGGTGGATCCAGCAGCTGCACAGCGTGCTGCATGGCAGTTGgctcaaaacaataacaacaataataataataacaataagcGTATGCCGGTTGCAAATGTCGCAGCTGGCGGTGCTTTTCGAAGCACGCCTTGGCAGCATCCTCCGATGGTTATAGCACAAGCTGCAGTGCCACCGCCACCACAGCCGCCGACAATGATGGGCATGCCGAATGTGGCACCGGCTGCTATGACCAAAGCCATTAACTCGCTGGATAATCCCATGGCGGACATGGTGCGTAGCATAACCATTGATGGGGGCAGCAAGGAGATACGTTTCTATAATCAAGTGGCTGTTATTTTCATGGATGGCGATGAGCCGCACGAGATTGGATTCCAGCATGGTCAACGGGCTATTTATATTGATCACAATGAGCCGCTGGCCTTAAGTTTCAATGATGATTACAAACCCTTTCAACTGGAAGGTCAATTGCATCGCATACGCTTTGGCCACCCCTCACGTGAACTCTACATCGATGATCACTGGTACGAAATCTACTTTGGTGGTCCTCCCGTTTCCCTGCCCATTGGCAACAAACTTCATGTGCTGAAGGCAGAAGGACCTCCACCAAATGTGGACATTGGACGTGTGCGCCGTGATCTGGTTGTAGGCAAGATCAACATGATTGTGGATGCCCACACCATTGTGCCCCTCTTCCTGGATGGCCGGCAGCAGACGTTCCTTTTGGGTGCCGAACAGCATTCACTCCAGTTTGTAGACAGCTTTCTGTACGCTTTGCTCGACGGACAGCTGCAGAAGCTTGAGTACGGCGGATTGCCCAAAAGCATGAAGCTCAATGGTGGACGCAATTGTTTCATACGTTTTGGAACTCTGCCCAAGGGAGTACAAGCCGGCAAAGCACATGTGCAAGATATGGTGTACATCAAGACCGATGCACCTGCTGAACCACCACAGCCTCCACCATTACCTGTGCCAGTAACTGCTCCAATACAGGGAATTGTGCCCCTAGAACAGCCGACTGCAAGTTCACTAGCTGGAGCCCCCGCGGGAGGAGGAAATGCAGCAGTGTCGCTcccggcagctgcagcagcgctCAGCAATCTCAATATCGATGAACTCTTCCAGAAGCTCGTCTCGTCTGGCATTATTGGGGCACCTTCCACAGTCCCGGCTCCAGTTACGAGTAACGTGAGCGTTCCTGGATTGGAGGTTACATCCAACTCAAGCAAAGACGCAGCTCCTGCAGTAGCAGTCCCTATTCCCGCAGCAACACCTAGCGAGCCCATCAAACGTATCGATCTAAACAAACCGGATACCATCAAGACGCGCCAAACAGCGGTCATCGCAACGCTTTATTTGGGCATGCAATGCAGCAGTTGCGGTGTGCGCTTCCCACCTGAACAGACTATCAAATACAGCCAGCATTTAGATTGGCATTTCCGACAGAATCGCCGTGAACGTGACTCCACGCGTAAGGCAACATCGAAGCGCTGGTTCTATGATCTCACTGATTGGCGACAATACGAGGAAATCGAGGACGTGGAAGAGCGCGAAAAGAACTTTTTGGAGGCGCAGGGTCAACAGCTTGGTCCCGATGCTGCCGACGAGGTGTCGCAGCAACGTTCTATGGACTCGCCTATGCCCAGCTGTGCGGCCGGAACGGATGACGTTGATCGGTGCTGTGATATGTGTCATGAGAAATTTGAGCAGTTTTACAACGAGGAGCTGGAAGAGTGGCATCTGCGCTCAGCTATTCGTGTGGAGGACAAGATCTATCATCCTCTATGCTATGAGGACTACAAGAGCTCCCTAAATCCACCAGCGCCAGTTGTCAGCGAGCCCTCAGCTAATGGTGATGTGGATATGCTTAGTGCCAGTGATGATAATGCTATGGATACTTTAATCAAGCTTGAGGATGATATAA ATGATGCCAAAAATCCATCGGAAACCTTGAtggatgacgatgatgatgatgttattGTGCTACCCAATGAAGAACCGAGTGTAACCGAGAtcgtcgatgatgatgacgatgaggaaTACGTTCCGGTCAGTGTGGCACGTACAGAAGCGGATGTCGATTcggagaaagagaaggagccTGCATCCGCGCTAAACACCGAAGAGGGACATGAGCAAGGGCTGCAAAAAGAGAAGGAATACGATCAGCACCAGAAGGCTGAAAATGCTAATGAATCAGATGTGGATGTAGAGATACAGGAGCCAAACATTCCCTTTACCGATCTTGATACATACGTTGAGAAGGAACCGCTTCCATTACTGAATGTCAAGATCAAGGAGGAGCCAAAAGACgacgatgaagatgaagacgatGACTTCGAAGATGTGGGCACAGTGGTGACATTGTTACCGCTTCCTGAAGATGAGATATCTATTAATAGCAGTG AAACACAAACGCAAACGATTGATTCATCTGCCTCGCCAGCAACTATAGAGCGCCCAGCATCGGTTGCATCGCTCTCAATGCCGGCTCATGAGGATGAACTTGAACTGGAGCCAGTTGGGCCAGTGCCGGGGACGTCATCCGAGGCTGATTTTAATGGTGAGAATCCGCAGGAGACACATAATCTGAGCGCAGCTGGACCGGCTCCAGCGTTACCTTTGGCTAGCatagttaataaaataaaaataaatataactaaGAATACAAGTAGTAATAGTCATAATAGtgcctcaacaacaacaacgacgacaacaacaacagcagcagcagcagcaacggacTCGCAAGTGTCGGCAATCAGTGTAATTGGTGGCTCTGGAAATACCGATGGGCAgcaccagctgcagcagcaacaacagcagaataATTCAATAGAAACCATTTCCACAATTCCAGTTCTGTGTGGAGGCAATATGTTTGTCCCCAAAATTGCCACCAGCAGTTCCACAAATGCACCACCTGCTAACATTAGTTCAATATCGGTGATTGGCAGCAATTacggcagtagcagcagcagcaacaacagcaccagcggcagtaataacaatagcaacacTAGTGCCGCTTCGCGTTCAAATACAGCGACGGTATCTTCAATGGGAGCTCCGGCATTGTCAACGACTTCCAGCAGCGGGAATGCGACAGCGCCTACTGCTCAAAGGTCGACAACTCCGCcgccagctgctgcagttgaagCTGATCCTGAGCCGATCATAGAACAAAAGCCAGCGTTACGAAACGTCACATTAAAGAAGACTAAGAAAGTTCAAAATGGTGTTGAAACATCGGGCCTCTGCTCCATTATGTAA